One part of the Ornithodoros turicata isolate Travis chromosome 2, ASM3712646v1, whole genome shotgun sequence genome encodes these proteins:
- the LOC135386159 gene encoding microtubule-associated protein futsch-like isoform X1: MLPRADSGDSSSTSSDIEFSRMLPSARARPKAPSRSPKREGDRIPQNAPSSAEYVSAASTTGGTTPCSSPERSRVPAGAGAKKGLRQVKQPGRNLDEGQTLTDDMSEGPPSTHGALPFRSPEPLPRRHRDHTSKQRRLPTRDRHRINAPTGRRQTAPHPVDVDGIQDTSASRYPPWEPPSDSAHDMPYFLSVQKSVSEGNLLISAPRKPKKRQQPPPQERVSRRSHKDGREQKPFGKVRAAIGKLTLSSVDDTSPPSFLIPHRETEGSDMKVYSVHGESLTLETQQTVTGSSRKPTSSVAPSAESGSPARPERDSWIVPVPSPRLQTMVAVESGGFPEEGHSHDVLLREDVSPKYWERMFGKKEFEMRDAIGFDAAQREAITGATLKKSAGEVIPVELKTTDQIPEEQVLDFCPAMFSPIEETFVKEIFAPWPAPNADKDSEHSRTSTFRDKSHRTEMGTPEGDRKVSEHEKPTSEISPDRRSSRKTSVPAERQIKRTTGLDDLRRQNLLPLKKDDQPDFNKKLRRTSTKGGDRSSIGPSGPMSAAEGGLHSQTSQGRRRSSRAEADGKIAATLPRKVAGHEHIAVSKGGGSGSPEKSFPASSHPSSRGLVHKIYRKQYDGHSRSSERRAPAAQSAAPTSSEDHYKGYLHAGKLLPPPSRITSPLSLLSPAEAKTPGEENAKESRRASKGSSSAGKSTPAEGPDDKKPTESSGKLTPVEEHADEAARLSKGRSPGDEKSPEEKPPEGSAGDSSKLAGTVVPTPATEGEEEELSVEFPPKGDSYNQTTEIRPATEETPPEEEGIVAVQEKSPIKSREASSPGEVEEPHEGSVEQYSGHKLHEKEGQLGDKDIPRGNLLKPIRSRELEVRLMLAGMAVDDAVKEVTEAVSGETSLEEYDEYRDLFPMEEGGKVEAKLPRAHILKRMRGRELEVGNMVLGMSAEEAEMIVQEGDAVEGTIEEDDELRGFYEEKSEGEEGKRPTPRINILKAMRGRELEVGNMVLGMSAEEAEMIVQEGDAVEGTIEEDDELRGFYEEKSEGEEGKRPTPRINILKAMRGRELEVGNMVLGMSAEEAEMIVQEGDAVEGTIEEDDELRGFYEQKSEGEEGKRPPPRINILKAMRGRELELGNMVLGISAEEAEVIVQEGDAVEGTIEEDDELYEFYEQKGEGKRPPPRIDLLKAMRSREFEVTRMVSGMTLDQAVHEVAEEDEKSLEAFDIYDLLPELKEEEPKQEVAEEAHGEAEKESSKAETSPPVEESEEGTKGKPESEALVPVSPTTVGVSEEKTSPKEGEEHEKMEEEKGETSKKESPKGESPKEEPSKKKEDVKITFIKPVGNEAFYIALSEKRTIPLLLLLGNIIVLIIVIVLSHFGIFWWFYIEPLTTAAPHLETPKGKLEFVRRNIHCGVAGTALFYALNHETPPCDSMFQFVCSQWIHQPSPKYKKVILGAEMRFLEHMYVEVRRSIERLTVLPGHYALSKVGRLYRGCLDRKYRDGQGALHLKRLMAQYLLLDWPLEAHALTDVEEPVAKYIRDTGSGAFITVRLVPDPDDPNQYRKKLVALECSSFVIPMDTLLTHRTEQKEVIKAYKNYISHVASDVSGRSTDAAVANIFAYEVNLANRCNVQCRRKRLKKVKVNDLMTAGGIDWVSFLRTIFDPINYAVTSDSDILVRSVSYLKKLSNLFKGRTVRTRTMNYLGWRFMHQFARHSSTALRKEYREFYEAILAQEEVADWKLCLFDINEAMPFAMGRVYADYMEWRSTDFKVHLMVTNLIEMFDHMVRGFTWLPGDTLEKFKSILTRSNVNVGFPRWILNDTTLNAWHSSIPDTAEYTKNYALAVKNRFQNHLKTIAGDVELNKMSYFIFPSRVVELRRRSGPLRDNLFYDIRDNAFVVPAGTFRAPYYNPDWTAGLNFGGLGYMVARDLVNEFFHAVDAQWMGDSERQEYKTKSDCIMKAIAQSSSTAVADEVQRCAGVMADFLALRLSYSAYHSFLDYEDEGTLPGMEGMNPDQIFFIAAVRSICTQIREQNYVKVVRLKMSVTEMDLIDGMLKSMDEFKDAFSCDASPAQVFNDCFNTGAAKERKRSLWRPPTVEETSALLNVTVPTQHFRRRSKKATKMSETPRDDKVTSGDFSST; this comes from the exons ATGTTGCCAAGGGCAGATTCAGGTGACTCATCGTCGACGAGCTCCGACATCGAGTTTTCTCGAATGTTACCTTCGGCAAGGGCACGACCAAAGGCACCTTCTAGGTCACCCAAACGTGAAGGCGACCGCATCCCTCAGAACGCTCCAAGTTCCGCAGAGTATGTTTCAGCGGCTAGCACTACTGGTGGGACAACTCCATGCTCTTCGCCCGAGAGAAGCAGGGTTCCTGCCGGAGCTGGTGCCAAGAAGGGCCTTCGCCAGGTGAAG CAACCCGGCCGCAACTTGGATGAAGGTCAAACCTTGACCGATGACATGTCCGAAGGCCCTCCTAGCACGCACGGCGCCTTGCCTTTCCGGAGTCCAGAACCACTGCCTCGACGTCACAGAGACCACACTAGCAAGCAGCGCCGACTACCAACACGTGATCGACATCGCATCAACGCACCCACAGGCAGGCGTCAGACAGCGCCCCATCCAGTGGACGTAGACGGCATCCAGGACACATCTGCCAGTAGATACCCACCGTGGGAGCCGCCAAGCGACTCCGCTCACGATATGCCATACTTCCTGTCCGTTCAGAAGTCTGTTTCTGAAGGAAATTTACTGATAAGCGCACCTCGAAAACCTAAAAAGAGGCAGCAACCGCCTCCACAGGAACGCGTCAGCCGACGGTCGCACAAGGATGGCAGGGAACAAAAGCCATTCGGGAAAGTTCGAGCTGCAATAGGAAAGCTCACCCTCAGCTCCGTGGACGACACTTCGCCGCCCTCCTTTTTAATCCCGCATAGAGAGACTGAAGGCAGCGACATGAAAGTGTACTCTGTTCATGGAGAGTCTTTGACGCTGGAGACGCAGCAAACAGTAACTGGTAGCAGCCGCAAACCAACCAGTTCCGTCGCTCCGTCCGCGGAGAGCGGCAGCCCTGCACGGCCAGAGCGTGATTCGTGGATTGTTCCAGTTCCATCACCTCGACTGCAGACGATGGTAGCGGTTGAGAGCGGTGGATTTCCCGAGGAAGGACACAGTCACGATGTCTTGCTAAGGGAAGATGTGTCGCCGAAGTATTGGGAAAGGATGTTTGGCAAGAAGGAGTTCGAGATGCGAGACGCGATTGGGTTCGACGCTGCCCAGCGTGAAGCAA TTACAGGCGCCACACTGAAAAAATCAGCTGGGGAGGTGATACCAGTTGAACTGAAAACTACTGACCAGATTCCTGAGGAACAAGTCTTGGACTTCTGCCCAGCAATGTTTTCACCTATTGAAGAGACTTTTGTCAAGGAAATCTTCGCTCCTTGGCCGGCACCGAACGCCGATAAAGATTCTGAACATTCAAGGACAAGCACATTCAGAGACAAAAGCCATAGGACAGAGATGG GTACACCAGAAGGAGACCGCAAAGTAAGCGAGCATGAAAAGCCAACCTCAGAAATATCACCAGATCGAAGAAGCTCGAGAAAAACGAGCGTTCCTGCAGAGAGGCAGATAAAGCGCACCACAGGGCTGGATGACCTAAGGCGTCAAAATCTCCTTCCGCTAAAGAAAGACGACCAGCCAGATTTCAATAAGAAGTTGCGACGCACGTCAACGAAAGGCGGGGATCGCTCCAGCATTGGCCCATCTGGGCCAATGTCCGCCGCAGAAGGAGGCCTTCACTCTCAAACGTCGCAAGGCAGACGTCGTAGCAGTCGAGCGGAGGCAGATGGAAAAATCGCAGCCACGCTTCCTCGTAAAGTCGCGGGGCACGAACACATCGCTGTCTCTAAGGGAGGTGGATCTGGCAGTCCCGAGAAGAGTTTCCCAGCGAGCTCGCATCCGTCTTCGCGAGGTCTTGTGCACAAGATTTACAGAAAACAGTACGACGGCCATTCTCGAAGCTCTGAAAGGCGAGCACCCGCAGCGCAGTCCGCTGCACCCACTTCAAGCGAAGACCATTACAAGGGTTATTTACACGCTGGAAAGCTATTGCCTCCTCCATCGCGTATAACCTCGCCCCTGTCACTTCTCTCTCCAGCTGAAGCCAAGACGCCAGGGGAGGAAAATGCGAAGGAAAGTAGAAGAGCTTCTAAAGGGTCATCCTCCGCAGGAAAATCTACTCCTGCGGAGGGACCAGATGATAAAAAGCCGACGGAAAGCTCTGGCAAGCTTACACCCGTAGAGGAGCACGCCGATGAAGCTGCAAGACTCTCAAAGGGACGTAGCCCCGGCGATGAAAAATCACCTGAAGAAAAGCCTCCTGAAGGATCAGCAGGAGATTCCAGTAAGCTGGCAGGTACCGTAGTTCCAACCCCCGCCACCGAGGGCGAAGAGGAGGAACTCTCCGTAGAGTTCCCACCTAAGGGAGATTCTTATAACCAGACCACAGAGATCAGACCAGCTACTGAAGAAACACCACCTGAAGAGGAAGGGATTGTTGCCGTTCAGGAAAAATCACCCATAAAATCTCGCGAGGCATCATCACCAGGGGAGGTAGAGGAACCACATGAAGGCTCCGTAGAACAGTATAGCGGCCACAAACTTCATGAAAAGGAAGGTCAACTAGGAGATAAAGACATTCCACGTGGCAATCTCCTCAAGCCGATCAGGAGCCGCGAGCTGGAGGTGCGACTTATGCTAGCCGGCATGGCCGTTGACGATGCCGTGAAAGAAGTTACCGAAGCAGTATCCGGggaaacgtcacttgaagaATATGATGAATACCGAGAtttgtttccgatggaggagggaGGCAAAGTAGAAGCTAAGCTTCCGCGCGCTCACATTCTCAAACGGATGAGAGGTCGAGAATTAGAAGTTGGAAATATGGTATTGGGAATGTCCGCTGAGGAAGCGGAAATGATTGTTCAGGAAGGGGACGCTGTCGAAGGAACAATAGAAGAGGACGATGAACTTCGAGGGTTTTACGAAGAAAAGAGTGAAGGTGAAGAAGGCAAGCGACCAACACCACGTATTAACATTCTAAAAGCGATGAGAGGTCGAGAATTAGAAGTTGGAAATATGGTATTGGGAATGTCAGCTGAGGAAGCGGAAATGATTGTTCAGGAAGGGGACGCTGTCGAAGGAACAATTGAAGAGGATGATGAACTTCGAGGATTTTACGAAGAAAAGAGTGAAGGTGAAGAAGGCAAGCGACCAACACCACGTATTAACATTCTAAAAGCGATGAGAGGTCGAGAATTGGAAGTTGGAAATATGGTATTGGGAATGTCAGCTGAGGAAGCGGAAATGATTGTTCAGGAAGGGGACGCTGTCGAAGGAACAATTGAAGAGGACGATGAACTTCGAGGGTTTTACGAACAAAAGAGTGAAGGCGAAGAAGGCAAGCGACCACCACCACGTATTAACATTCTAAAAGCGATGAGAGGTCGAGAATTAGAACTTGGAAATATGGTATTGGGAATATCCGCTGAAGAAGCAGAGGTGATTGTTCAGGAAGGGGACGCTGTCGAAGGAACAATAGAAGAGGACGATGAACTTTACGAGTTTTACGAACAAAAGGGTGAAGGCAAGCGACCGCCACCACGTATTGACCTTCTAAAAGCGATGAGGAGTCGGGAATTCGAGGTGACACGCATGGTTTCAGGTATGACACTCGATCAAGCTGTCCACGAAGTAGCGGAAGAGGACGAAAAATCGCTAGAAGCATTTGACATTTACGATCTGTTGCCTGAACTCAAGGAAGAGGAGCCGAAGCAGGAAGTAGCCGAAGAAGCTCACGGGGAggcagaaaaagaaagcagCAAGGCAGAAACGTCACCCCCCGTAGAGGAAAGTGAGGAAGGAACAAAAGGTAAGCCAGAGTCCGAAGCTCTGGTTCCGGTCAGTCCGACAACAGTCGGGGTTTCTGAGGAAAAAACATCTCCCAAAGAGGGAGAGGAGCACGAGAAAATGGAAGAAGAAAAGGGCGAAACATCAAAGAAAGAATCACCAAAAGGAGAGTCGCCAAAGGAAGAACCATCCAAGAAAAAAGAGGATGTCAAGATCACCTTCATTAAGCCCGTTGGCAACGAAGCCTTTTACATAGCGCTGAGCGAGAAAAGAACCATCCCACTTCTGCTCCTCCTAGGTAACATCATAGTGCTCATAATTGTCATCGTATTGTCGCACTTTGGGATCTTTTGGTGGTTCTACATCGAACCCTTAACAACCGCAGCGCCACACTTGGAGACACCCAAGGGAAAGCTTGAGTTCGTCCGTCGAAACatccactgtggcgtcgctggAACTGCGCTGTTCTACGCCTTGAACCATGAAACGCCACCATGCGACAGCATGTTCCAATTCGTATGCAGCCAGTGGATACACCAACCCAGCCCGAAGTACAAGAAAGTGATTCTGGGCGCAGAAATGCGCTTCTTGGAACATATGTACGTCGAAGTGCGTCGGTCTATCGAACGCCTGACAGTACTACCAGGACACTATGCTCTCAGTAAAGTGGGTAGGCTGTATCGCGGCTGCTTGGATCGGAAGTACAGGGATGGTCAGGGAGCACTGCACCTTAAACGACTGATGGCCCAGTATTTATTGCTCGACTGGCCATTGGAAGCGCATGCGCTCACCGATGTCGAAGAGCCCGTGGCAAAATACATTCGGGACACTGGCTCCGGGGCCTTCATCACGGTGCGCCTGGTACCTGATCCTGATGACCCGAATCAGTATCGCAAAAAACTTGTCGCATTGGAGTGTTCCAGCTTTGTTATTCCGATGGATACCCTACTTACACACAGGACCGAGCAGAAAGAAGTGATCAAAGCGTACAAGAACTATATCAGCCATGTTGCGAGCGATGTCAGCGGACGCAGTACTGATGCCGCGGTCGCTAACATCTTCGCTTATGAGGTCAATTTGGCTAACCGCTGTAACGTGCAGTGCCGGCGTAAGAGATTGAAGAAAGTCAAAGTCAATGACTTGATGACAGCGGGCGGCATCGACTGGGTGAGCTTCCTCAGGACTATATTCGACCCCATCAACTACGCAGTTACATCGGACAGCGACATCCTCGTGCGCTCTGTGTCGTATTTGAAGAAACTCTCCAATCTATTCAAAGGACGCACAGTGAGAACAAGGACTATGAACTACCTTGGATGGAGGTTCATGCACCAGTTCGCACGCCATTCGTCTACTGCCTTGCGAAAGGAGTACAG GGAGTTCTACGAGGCCATCCTAGCGCAGGAGGAGGTAGCTGACTGGAAACTCTGCCTCTTCGACATCAACGAGGCTATGCCTTTCGCCATGGGAAGAGTGTACGCCGACTACATGGAGTGGCGTTCCACAGACTTCAAGGTACATCTCATGGTCACCAATCTGATCGAGATGTTTGACCACATGGTACGAGGATTCACATGGCTCCCCGGCGACACCCTGGAAAAATTCAAGTCCATCCTCACTAGATCAAACGTTAACGTCGGATTTCCTCGCTGGATTCTAAACGACACCACTCTGAACGCCTGGCACTCCAGCATTCCAGACACAGCGGAATACACCAAGAACTACGCGCTCGCTGTCAAGAACAGGTTCCAGAACCATCTCAAGACGATCGCGGGCGACGTTGAATTGAACAAGATGTCTTATTTTATATTTCCATCACGAGTCGTTGAGCTGCGCCGCCGATCGGGACCCCTCAGGGACAATCTTTTCTATGACATTCGTGACAATGCCTTTGTCGTTCCTGCGGGAACGTTCAGGGCTCCGTATTACAACCCAGATTGGACCGCCGGTCTCAACTTCGGTGGCCTGGGCTACATGGTGGCCAGAGATTTAGTGAATGAATTCTTTCACGCCGTCGATGCGCAGTGGATGGGCGACTCGGAGCGGCAAGAATACAAGACAAAGTCCGACTGCATCATGAAAGCCATAGCTCAATCATCGAGCACGGCTGTGGCTGATGAAGTTCAGCGTTGCGCGGGAGTAATGGCAGACTTCTTAGCGCTGCGCTTAAGCTACTCGGCTTACCATTCCTTCTTGGACTACGAGGACGAAGGGACGTTACCTGGGATGGAAGGAATGAACCCGGACCAGATTTTCTTCATAGCAGCCGTTCGGTCTATATGCACGCAAATTCGCGAGCAGAATTACGTCAAAGTAGTTCGTCTTAAAATGTCGGTGACTGAAATGGATCTAATTGACGGCATGCTCAAAAGCATGGATGAATTTAAGGATGCCTTTAGTTGCGATGCGTCACCTGCCCAGGTTTTCAACGATTGTTTCAACACGGGCGCTGCTAAAGAGAGGAAAAGGTCGCTATGGCGTCCGCCGACAGTAGAAGAGACTTCTGCTTTGTTAAATGTGACTGTTCCTACGCAACATTTCAGAAGGCGGTCGAAAAAGGCGACGAAGATGTCTGAAACGCCCAGGGACGATAAAGTGACGTCTGGAGACTTTTCCTCAACGTAG